CAGATGGACGGCAAACGCCGAAGGAGGTAATACACCAAAGGTAGGAATATCTGATCATCCTTGGAGGCTAAGCAACATAATTCAAGATGGCAGCATTGAGCAAAGAGGCTTAAACCTGCATCGAGGAGCTGCGCATGGACTGGATTGTGCAGGTTCGTATTTCAGGTGTGTACATTGTGTTCCCGTGGCAATGTTTTTCAGGTCAAGGGGGTGCCTTCTTGGGTTTGTACATAGTGTGTTGGCTTTCTCTTCTAGTTGAAGGGGTCTTGGTTTCATGATACCACCTCCTTAAGGCCGTCTCAACTCTCAAAGCTAGAATATTTATGAAATAGATGGCCTTTAGTTCCAATATAAGCATACTTGGAATGTAACCCTTGTTGAGCAATGAAACGAATTCTTATTTACTAAACTGCTAGATGGTGCtatagctctccttttcttctcgtTTCCAAACACACCTTTGCAAGCGGCCAATAATTCCACACCCACCTTTGCAAGCGGGCGCACTTGGATGCGATGATGACCAATCTGCTAATAAATGAGGGCAGCACCGTGTAGATGTGTGAGCCTGAAAattggagtggtccactcatcaggcagaccGCGTCTGGATGGTGGATGCGGATTGTTGgcatttttcttttgaattatcCATTGGTAAAGTACGTGTGGACACCTAATGAAtcgactggcctgatttttgggacaggcAATCTACATGGGGTGGGTTAGCCTGATGGAAGGCTCCGATGTACTGCACAAGTGCAGCTCCTGCTTTGCAAGGAAGGTTCGTGTGGGCTTAACAAGCTCTGATAAGAAAAGAAGGAACAATTGGTTAGTCTTACAGTATGCATTCTCTACCATTTACACTCTATTCTACACTGGTAAGCGCAATCTCATGCGCCTCATCTGAGTGGACTCTCACTTTGGTTGCACCATATTCGGTTCGATAACACAAATCACCCCTGACTTGGACAGGTCGAGCTAACTTAAGAACGGACGAACCGCCCAAGTTGCGACTCTTTAACCATGGGTACACAGATTGCGTTCATCCAGAACTACCAAATCATGTCAGATTAGGGCATGACCCATAAATGCCTCAAGTCTCCCAACAATCTAATTGATTGACAGTTGATAAAGATTGTCAATTCAATATGCAAAATTCTGTACTGAGATCATCTGATCATTGGCTTTTTCAGGCTACAGCCCCTCAACGATGGGGCCAtgatgtggatggtctggataggcCGTGGGTGGTGTATGCCACATCTACAGGGTTTGGTAGACAGTGGCCAATTCTGAGTGATCTTGCCTTGTTGGGCATTGCAGTAGCTAGCAAAAGAATGGGGCCCACGACTTCTATGATCCTGATTGGTGTACTGTCGACCTCTATGGACCCACTGCGTGTGGTCcggaaatccagtccgtccggCAGGTTTGTTCCCTCACATAGGCAAAAATCAGCCTACGCTATAACGATGGTTGGCCACAgcccaggaaacagtggagaggaGCACACAACGGTAGACTACATGAGGCCTAGCATGTAGTCTATGCACTGCCATCCCCATCCCATCCGTTGATCATTACATGTACCCCACCTGGATGTAGGGACAACCCATAGAGCGGTGGCCGTTGTGGCCGTATCACACGATTTAGTggttttgcagatcattttacaCCGTTCGTGGTAGGGTTCCCTTAGTCCTTGATGGAGCTGATGTTGGTGGGTGCCGTTTTCTTGAGGAGAATGGACGGCTGCGATGCCTGACACACATCATGTGGCCTTACAGGTTTTAAGagtaattttatatttttccgGTTGGCCTGGGCCATCTGAGTTTTCATTTTGTATGTACAACTCAAGTTTTCTAACCTaatagatggggtggattttcaCAGACTCCTGAATATGCTTATACTCCCGTGTataaaaaaccaaaataaaaataaaaataaaaatctattgtctgtgtgaaatccactccgtccatcagctgtgCCAGGTCATCTTAGAACGGGATTTATAAATCAGGCTCATCAAATACTCAATTCGGCCACACCCTATGAAACAGTCGTGATGGAGCTGCCCACCATCGAAACATTCCTTGGGCTCATCGAAGTCTTGGatcagatatttgtgtttatccttCTTTCTCGTGGGACTCTCCTTATGAATGGGGGTTGGATGGGATAAAAACTTCACGATCCTTAACAAAGAAAAACATCAAAGGGTTCAATTTTAAACAACATGTGTCCACAAGTCAGAGGTTGGGATTCTTCAACCAATATGATTATGGACTAACTGAGCAACAGTGAGGTATACAATTTAGTCTGTATGAAAGTGTGCAATtactaagtgcatgtgtatcaggTGGATgtacgccagagtatcaaaacatGGCCAATAAAAAGTTGTGGGgaacctaccatgatgtgtgtgtgacattcacttcgtccatcaatttttctagctCACGTAGAATTTTAGCTTAAGAAATGGGCaaatccaaaatttaagtgggtcaccccattggaaacagtggggatggagacgcccaccattaaaaccttcctggcgCCACTGTGAGGTTTAcatgcaatctaaaccgttcataaggtggtTCACACCAAGATAAAtcgaaataaaaatattatcggGATCtgaatttctgtgggccccaaaaatgtTTCATTGTTTGGCATCCCAATATCTATTTTTTCTTGtattgtagcccacttgagttatgaatctacttaattttggatcacatcctaacatgagctggattAACAAATGGACAAGGTGGATGCCATTaggacatcacgatgggccctacacCCCTTTCTGGTTGCAGGGTTCTAGGAAAGTCTATTCTTAATTATTAGAGAAATTTTCATCTGTAAATTTCATATCCTCTTATGGCGTGGAGTTAATATGTGAAAACAATGAATACACATATAAGGGTGGAAAGTAAAAAAGAATTACTTTAGTGTCGGGACTACATATGAGAAGCTTTTATCTAAAATGTACAAAATTATTAAGATCACATCGAAGGATTATGATATTATGATTAAAGTATTATACCCATACTCAAACCAATCAATTCCTCCATTTGAAATCGAAGACGACGAAGATGTACAAGTGTTCTTAGTAGCACAATTGGAGCATCCAAATACATACATGCATTTAATCATAGAGACGGTGCAACACATTAATGAGACAATACTCGAAGACCTCGTCGTTTGTAGTGATGTTGAACATGATGCCCCTACAATTGAAAATTCATGTAAGGAATATGGCATTAGCTAGACAGCTGACCTTAACCTGAAATGTGAATATATGGCATCACCTTTACGAGTACATGTAAGCAACATTCCACCGCCTGAGTTgcctcaaacatcaaacttcatgaccAATCAAGTTAATATgcattttgaggatgaaaatctGTGATAGGAACGTGGTGTTAGCTGGGCAATTGACCTTAACCTCAAATGTGAATATATGGTATCATCTTTATCTACAAGAGTACATGTGCATTCACCCTCCACTACCGGTGATGAATATGTACATCTAAGTGACATTCCGCTACCCAGTTGCCTTGAACATCAAACTTTATGATTAGCCAAGTTAATGTGCCTTTCGAGGATGACACATTCATCAATGCATATATGTAAGAATATTCAGATTCATTGAATGACTCGATTGAGATAGCCGTTGGACAAACCTTTAATAACAAGAGTTGGTGCCAGTATGTTTTGAGTCAATTTGCAATTTGCAAAAACTTTCAATATAGGGTCATGTACTCATCATCCAAGAGATTCACCGTGGTGTGTTTTGAAGATAATTGTAAATGGAGGATTCATAAATCTGGGATGAATGATGCTAGGATATTTAAGATAAGGACTTACACGTCTAAACACACATGTGGCATGATATGGATGAAGAACGATCACCGACAAACAAGTAGTAAGTTAGTCAATGAGTTGGTTATTAATCGTATTGAGTAGTGCATGTGATTAAGGCCAAATGACATTATATTGACTATTcatgagaaatataatattcttatcagcTATAAGAAGGCATTGCGGGCCAAAGAGATCGCAATCAAGCACGTaatgtaatcttatgaacaatCTTACAATGAACTCCTAGCCTATTTGCATGAGCCGATGAGGTCAAATTGGGTAAATCCAGGGATGGTGACTATCGTGCTTGGTAACCCACAGATGAGTAGGTTCAAGAAATGTTTTGTTACTCTTGGACAGTgtgttaaatattttcaaaagtCTTTGAGAATGGTGTTGGCCATCAATGGGACGAACGTAAAAGATAAATAtaaatgtgttttattcatggcTACAACCTTGAATGGAAACAATCATATCCTACCAGTAGCATTTGGTATCAAGGGATCGAAAACCAATAACAATTAGAATTGGTTCTTTACTCATGTCAATTCTACGTTAGGGTATCTTTCGGGTCTTGTCATTATATCAGACCTACATAAATGTTTAATGAAAAAAGTCCCCGAAATCTTCCAAAATGCAATCCATGGCTACTGTGCCTACCATATCTATAAAATTTTGGTTGACACGTTTAAAGACAAGCCATTGAAAAAGTATTATTAACGGGATGTAAAGACGTGCAGAAAAGCTACTTTTGAAAAGTTAACATAAGATATCAAAATGACTAACCCTCCAATACATGCATGGTTACAGAAATAGAATACAAAAGATGACCATCTTCGCATACAACACTTGAATTTctcgtgccttcaacacaaacaatccacactcaattataatttataagttatatattgatcgggttcggattgggtcgggcaacccaagacctcaattcaagcccgacccaagttttattgggttggtgtttgtgtGGCCCAAGACCTAGGCCcaacccaatacatcctgcctgagcccaacccaatgtgtcaggttgaacccgccgactttcaaccctactcTTTAGCCCATTTAAGGCATTTTCTGAGTCAGGGCTTGGTGCCCTTCAACCTCGGCTCGGCCCACTGCCACCCCTAGTCGCCGACGGCCGAGCTAGGCCAAGGCTCCGGGGTCTGGGATCGGATCAGGGCCAACGCTCTCCAGGTCCTAGCACGGCTATTGCCACCCCAAGGCAAGCTAtcatacgagagagagagagggagagagagagagaggagtttgtAACATGCTCCTTCGCCGTGCCAAATCTTTCTCAACCAATCTCTCTATATCGCAGTGGAAATCTCTCCCATACAGCAGAAAGGCTTCTCGTTTCAGAGACAGCGACGATGACGAAGACCGCAACGCCAGGAAGCGAAAGgcgagagaaggaggaggagacgAAAGCCGCATCTATCTGCACAAGAGCAGGGGTCAGCACATCCTCACCAACCCTCGAATCCTCCACTCAATCGTCCAAAGAGCCGACGTTAGACCCACCGACACCGTCCTCGAGATCGGCCCCGGCACCGGAAATCTCACCCTCAAGCTCCTTGAATCCGCCCAGAAGGTCTTCGCCGTCGAGATCGATAAGCGTATGGTTGAGATCCTCCACACCCGTGTCGCCGACCGCCAGCTTGATGATCGCCTCACTGTAAGTTTCCACGCCGTCCAACTGTTTGTTTTAATTCCTGAGAGAGAAGTTTGCATTTTAAGGAGTGTGGTTggttgatccgaaccgtccatctcgTGGGCCCTGCCCTAGATGGATTACCATCTGGAAATCAAATAGATTGAAGATACCCTGGGGGAGTATGACGTTTctcaatccaaactgttcaatcaCGGAACCAATTGTAATGTCATCAAACCAAAAATACTCTGGACGGACTCTAACTGCCCGATTGATGGccatctaatggatggttgaaatggaAAACTGTTGGCAGCCCAAATTCAACGAACAAATGCCCATTAAATGAGATggtaggattgtccaatcaatctGATATTACGTCTATGCCCCATCTATAGTGGGGCCTGTGATTTGAATAGTTTGGATTGTAGAACATGTATGTGATGAGTGCATTTCAAGTGTACCACACGTGATTTTTAGGCTGGACCATTCACACTAAGGCCCACCAGATAATCTGACCTTGTAGCCGTTTGGGCTCTATCAATGATTGGCCCAAGCAAGCAAGCAATTAACAAACTAAATGACTTCTTCTAAAACATGCTTTTATGAttgttgtttgatttttcaggtGATCTGTAAAGACGCACTAAAGACCCAATTCCCAGAATTTGATCTCTGTGTTGCTAACATTCCCTATGGAATATCTTCGCCTCTCATCGTGAAGCTTCTCTTTGGAGGCTACACCTTTCGAAGTGCCACCCTCCTCCTTCAAAAAGAATTTGCTCGCCGCCTCCTTGCCAACCCAGGTGACTCGGCATTCAATCGCTTGGCAGTAAACGTGAAGCTCGTGGCCACAGTTGAATTCGTCATGGATGTTAGCAAGAAGGATTTTATTCCTTGTCCAAAAGTTGACTCGTCAGTGGTTAGAATTCAGCCAAAGAGTGCGATTCCGAATGTTGATTTGGATGAGTGGCGGGCCTTCACACGGACATGTTTTGGAAATAAAAACAGGACTTTGGGTGCCATATTGAAGCAGAAGAGGAAGGTGATGGAGCTTTTAAGAGTGTCACAATCTGGAGGCAGAGAAAATGACAATGATGACAATGAAGACAATGAGGATGGAGATggagatgaagatgaagatggaaTCGATGATGAAGAGGAAGGTGGGGATTTGATGGAGATGGCTTTCTTCAAAGAGAAGATTTTGGGTGTTTTGAAAGAAAATGGGTATGAGGAAAAGAGGCCTTCAAAGCTATCTGTTGAGGAATTGTTGCATTTGCTCTCTCTTTTCAATCAAGTGGGCGTACACTTTCATGGTTGTAAGTAACCGTTTGTTTTCAGTGTTGCATTGGGCTACAAATTCAAGAAAGTGTCTGTTGAAGATTATGAAATGAAAGATCATAACATGTGCAGTATGCACACTGAGATTGCAATGCTGGCCACAAACAACAGTATTTGTTTCTTCTCCCGGCGGTCCCCAATGTGGATGCACTGTGTCGACAATACTGAGCTGATCAGATGGCCCATCTCAAATTTGTGGCCTGCGAATAGAAGGCTAAGAAAGTGGGGCAATGTAGAATGGGCAAAAGCGCTCCAATTCAATGAAGAGATTTGTTGATCAGGGTGATTTTTTTTACCTTAGCCAATTGACAGTGAGGCCCACTCGACGAACAGTGCAGCTCGTTTCATGTCATGTTGGTGGAGCAAATCACCATGCACTTGAATGAAGGTTCTTATTGTATCAATCTCCATATTTCATAGGTAATATCAGAGTTTTGCATTAAAGTACATATATAGCCTTTTCCATACAAACGGCGATGATGGTTCGTTCAGTTATCCAAACAGTTGAGTttgatgggatccaccatgatagaCCGCAGACAATCTCTCAGTCTTAGATGGGGAAATGCCAGACTCGTAACCCTTTCCAATTCTTGTCAACTGTTGCTGTATTTTTAATGAAGATCCAATGGCTAATACGATCCAATTTCCAATCATGGCTGTTGATTTATGATGGCCCACCATACTGGGAAAACCTTACAATGTGAATTGTTGCTGTATTCTTCTCTACCATCTTTTCTGCAGGCTGCTGATTGATGGGTTAGGATTGTATCATTAGGTAGAATCTCCGAACAGGAACACATTGTTTCCCCTGCAATCATCATGATATGTAAGCTTATCCTATTCCAGATGGAACTGCATTACAAGAATCTCAGTTTCACAAGATCCATCTCTCCACACCATTTGACATGGTAATGTATCAATCAGGCTGTCCATCTAGTTGCAGAATCATGGATGGCATATGCTTACAAGGACAATCCAATTtatcaattctttttttttttacacatgcacactcaCACCGGTGGGACAATCCAATCTATCAATTCTTTCCTCACTGTACTGAATTTAGACTGTTAGCCAGTTTGTTTTTACAAGGACACCAATCAGATGGCCCAAGGCCGAGATCATTCAATCTCTATTTATTTCATACTGTTTGCCACCACAGTAGGGGCAAAAAGATGGATTCCCTGAAGGTAAATTACCTTGCCATGTGTGctgtggagagatggctctaccaaaCCCGGGATTTGTCAGCTAGACCAT
This region of Magnolia sinica isolate HGM2019 chromosome 1, MsV1, whole genome shotgun sequence genomic DNA includes:
- the LOC131253575 gene encoding ribosomal RNA small subunit methyltransferase, mitochondrial, which produces MLLRRAKSFSTNLSISQWKSLPYSRKASRFRDSDDDEDRNARKRKAREGGGDESRIYLHKSRGQHILTNPRILHSIVQRADVRPTDTVLEIGPGTGNLTLKLLESAQKVFAVEIDKRMVEILHTRVADRQLDDRLTVICKDALKTQFPEFDLCVANIPYGISSPLIVKLLFGGYTFRSATLLLQKEFARRLLANPGDSAFNRLAVNVKLVATVEFVMDVSKKDFIPCPKVDSSVVRIQPKSAIPNVDLDEWRAFTRTCFGNKNRTLGAILKQKRKVMELLRVSQSGGRENDNDDNEDNEDGDGDEDEDGIDDEEEGGDLMEMAFFKEKILGVLKENGYEEKRPSKLSVEELLHLLSLFNQVGVHFHGCK